From the genome of Vigna angularis cultivar LongXiaoDou No.4 chromosome 11, ASM1680809v1, whole genome shotgun sequence, one region includes:
- the LOC108333331 gene encoding PRA1 family protein H produces MVFSSNPLALSVPEPAFESWLRDTGYLEILDHRTSSSSAASPAPSSAAGSLFSRLLTFFSLFTLNPFAKLTADDFAADTPSWSRSFFAFSDSYSFPSSPSQARLRVQENIKRYARNYAYLFILFFACTLYKMPVALVGLILCLALWDFFKFCSHRWGLEHYPLTRQCLIRAAQCATAVILIFSNVQMALFCAICVSYAGVILHAAFRKLTPVKQPSVGRSR; encoded by the exons ATGGTGTTTTCTTCCAACCCTTTAGCTCTCAGTGTTCCGGAACCGGCTTTCGAGTCGTGGCTCCGCGACACCGGCTACCTCGAAATCCTCGACCACCGCacttcctcctcctccgccGCCTCTCCCGCCCCTTCCTCTGCCGCCGGCAGCCTCTTCTCCCGCCTCCTCaccttcttctctctcttcactCTCAACCCCTTCGCCAAGCTAACCGCCGATGACTTCGCCGCCGATACTCCCTCTTGGTCCCGTTCCTTCTTTGCTTTCTCCGACTCCTACTCCTTCCCTTCCTCCCCCTCCCAGGCGCGCCTCAGGGTTCAAGAAAATATCAAGCGCTACGCCCGCAACTACGCCTATCTCTTCATCCTTTTCTTCGCCTGCACATT GTATAAGATGCCAGTTGCTCTTGTTGGGTTGATATTGTGTTTGGCGTTGTGGGATTTCTTCAAGTTTTGTAGCCACAGATGGGGATTGGAGCATTATCCCTTAACTCGCCAGTGTTTGATTCGTGCTGCCCAATGTG CAACCGCAGTTATTTTGATCTTTTCTAATGTTCAAATGGCTCTCTTTTGTGCCATATGCGTCAGCTATGCAG GCGTGATACTTCATGCTGCATTTCGCAAGTTGACCCCTGTGAAGCAACCTTCAGTGGGAAGAAGTAGGTAG
- the LOC108333165 gene encoding putative pentatricopeptide repeat-containing protein At3g15200: protein MAYNGRSSSRAYKGLFQTLFNVGTSNPRFVHSCPASLIQNILKFRRDKTTDQLHRALDQCGVDLNHHLVLDVLRRHRSDWRPAHVFFNWSKTDGYEPSSDVCNEILDILGKMQRFQELHQVLDEMSNREGLVDEKMFATLLRRFVGAHKVDDAIQLFRRRKEFGLEPGSEAFRTLLMWLCRFKHVEEAETLFHNVMKKGFSADIKTWNVILNGWCVLGNAHEAKRVWRDIVASPCKPDVFTYATFIKALTKKGKLGMALRLFRGMLDKGCKPDVVICNCIIDALCFKKRIPEALEIFRDMSERGCEPNVATYNSLIKYMCKIRRMEKVYELVDEMERRNGSCLPNVVTYCCLLKSLKEPGEVHEVLGRMERNGCSMNDDVYNLVLRLYMKWDDEDGVRKTWEEMERSGWGPDRRSYTIMIHEHFEKGRVKDVVRYFEEMVAKGMVPEPRTEKLISSLNIRVKGRTEKQEDVEEERTGL from the exons ATGGCTTACAACGGTAGAAGCAGTAGCAGGGCTTACAAAGGATTGTTCCAAACACTGTTCAACGTTGGAACTTCAAACCCACGATTCGTGCATTCGTGTCCAGCCTCGTTGATCCAGAACATTCTCAAGTTCCGAAGAGACAAGACCACGGACCAATTGCATCGAGCCCTTGACCAGTGCGGCGTCGATCTCAACCACCACCTCGTTCTCGACGTTCTGCGACGGCACCGTTCCGATTGGCGACCCGCCCACGTCTTCTTCAACTGGTCAAAAACCGACGGCTATGAACCCAGTTCCGATGTCTGCAACGAGATCCTCGACATCCTCGGCAAAATGCAGCGCTTTCAGGAGTTGCACCAGGTGCTCGATGAAATGTCAAACAGAGAGGGGCTTGTCGATGAAAAGATGTTTGCCACACTGCTTCGTAGGTTCGTGGGTGCTCATAAAGTGGACGATGCAATTCAGTTATTCCGCCGGAGGAAGGAGTTCGGCTTGGAGCCTGGTTCCGAGGCTTTTCGTACCCTCTTGATGTGGCTTTGCAGGTTCAAGCACGTCGAAGAGGCCGAAACGTTGTTCCATAATGTGATGAAGAAGGGTTTCAg TGCGGATATAAAGACCTGGAACGTGATCCTGAATGGTTGGTGTGTTTTGGGAAACGCTCATGAGGCAAAGAGGGTGTGGAGGGACATAGTGGCTTCTCCTTGTAAGCCTGATGTATTCACTTATGCCACCTTTATCAAGGCGTTAACCAAGAAAGGAAAACTTGGGATGGCACTGAGGTTGTTCCGTGGCATGTTGGACAAGGGTTGTAAGCCAGATGTTGTGATATGCAACTGCATCATTGATGCTCTTTGTTTCAAGAAGAGGATTCCCGAGGCCTTGGAGATTTTTCGTGACATGAGTGAGCGAGGTTGCGAACCGAACGTCGCTACTTACAATTCTCTTATTAAGTACATGTGCAAGATACGACGAATGGAGAAGGTGTATGAACTGGTGGATGAGATGGAGAGGAGGAACGGGAGTTGCTTGCCTAATGTTGTTACTTATTGTTGCTTGCTCAAGAGCTTGAAGGAGCCAGGGGAAGTACACGAGGTTTTGGGGAGGATGGAGAGGAATGGGTGCAGCATGAATGATGATGTTTATAATTTGGTGTTGAGATTGTACATGAAATGGGATGACGAGGATGGAGTTAGAAAAACATGGGAAGAAATGGAGAGGAGTGGATGGGGGCCAGATAGGAGATCATATACCATCATGATTCATGAGCACTTTGAAAAAGGGAGGGTGAAGGATGTTGTGCGTTATTTTGAGGAGATGGTAGCAAAAGGAATGGTGCCAGAGCCAAGGACAGAGAAGTTAATAAGTTCTTTAAACATTCGGGTGAAGGGGAGGACTGAAAAACAGGAAGATGTGGAAGAGGAAAGAACTGGGCTTTGA